In Gulosibacter molinativorax, a single window of DNA contains:
- a CDS encoding YkoF family thiamine/hydroxymethylpyrimidine-binding protein produces MTNQIDPASTLSGVSTITPQQYGVGARFTLAVYDSRYAEIIVGALERADASGLTVDTDDISTFIGGTEQRILEYLRDVIAFAADSGAHVSASILLSRGCPGELQCELPQGVAALGAEPVSLKPATVRARAHWSLYPLLDGGATIDHMSPIYEAIEQARADGIYSGSDHFATRLDGDLAGVLTTAANAWIAVGHKVQHVTTHLSVSMNSPSLMSD; encoded by the coding sequence ATGACCAACCAGATTGATCCCGCATCGACGCTCTCTGGCGTTTCGACAATCACGCCGCAGCAATATGGCGTCGGCGCGCGATTCACTCTCGCCGTCTACGACTCCCGCTATGCCGAGATCATCGTCGGCGCACTCGAGCGCGCCGACGCATCCGGGCTCACCGTCGACACCGACGACATCTCGACCTTCATCGGCGGAACCGAGCAGCGCATCCTGGAGTACCTCCGCGACGTGATTGCATTCGCGGCAGACAGCGGCGCGCACGTCTCTGCGTCGATCCTCCTGTCTCGCGGCTGCCCCGGAGAGCTGCAGTGCGAGCTGCCGCAGGGCGTCGCGGCGCTCGGAGCCGAACCGGTCTCGCTCAAGCCAGCCACCGTGCGCGCTCGTGCGCACTGGTCGCTCTACCCGCTACTCGACGGCGGCGCGACCATCGATCACATGTCCCCGATCTACGAGGCCATCGAGCAGGCCCGGGCGGATGGAATCTACTCCGGGTCGGACCATTTCGCGACTCGACTCGACGGTGATCTCGCGGGCGTCCTGACCACCGCGGCGAACGCGTGGATCGCGGTCGGCCACAAGGTGCAGCACGTCACGACCCACCTCTCGGTTTCAATGAACAGTCCCTCGCTGATGAGCGACTAA
- a CDS encoding arsenate reductase ArsC, translated as MKKNEPAAAPKPTVLFVCVHNAGRSQMAAGYLESLAKGQINVLSAGSAPKDSVNPVAVAAMAEEGIDIASNVPKPLTEAAAQEADVVITMGCGDACPYYPGKRYEDWVLNDPAGLGIDDVRPIRDEIRGRVEELVTDLLGDRVA; from the coding sequence ATGAAGAAGAATGAGCCGGCCGCCGCGCCGAAGCCGACCGTACTGTTCGTGTGCGTCCACAATGCTGGCCGATCCCAAATGGCCGCTGGCTACCTCGAATCCCTCGCGAAGGGGCAGATCAACGTCCTCTCCGCGGGATCCGCACCGAAGGACTCGGTGAACCCCGTCGCCGTCGCCGCGATGGCGGAGGAGGGAATCGACATTGCGTCGAACGTGCCGAAACCGCTCACCGAAGCCGCTGCGCAGGAGGCCGACGTGGTCATCACGATGGGTTGCGGCGACGCCTGCCCGTACTACCCAGGCAAGCGCTACGAAGACTGGGTGCTCAACGACCCCGCGGGTCTTGGCATTGACGACGTTCGCCCCATCCGAGACGAGATTCGCGGTCGCGTCGAAGAGCTCGTGACAGATCTCCTCGGGGACCGCGTCGCGTGA
- a CDS encoding aquaporin produces the protein MTEQQRVTAPGEGPAPLWRRALAEAIGTAALVAVVVGSGIAAVQLSPGDVGLQLLENSLATTLGLAVLIAMFQNLSGAHFNPVVTLVDRLLGSTARPLDLSVYIGAQVLGGIGGAILANLMFEVPTAIGTNDRATAGNLLSEVVATAGLVLVIFALVRTGRSAVVAPAVGAYIGAAYWFTASTSFANPAVTIGRVFTDTFAGIAPTASLWFVGAQLVGGALAIVLVRVLFPRPGAAAGR, from the coding sequence GTGACTGAACAGCAGCGAGTGACCGCGCCCGGCGAAGGGCCCGCGCCGCTGTGGCGACGGGCCCTCGCCGAGGCCATCGGGACGGCCGCGCTCGTTGCCGTTGTGGTGGGTTCGGGAATCGCTGCCGTGCAACTGTCGCCGGGTGACGTCGGTCTCCAGCTGCTCGAGAACTCGCTCGCAACTACGCTCGGTCTCGCGGTGCTGATCGCGATGTTTCAAAACCTGTCGGGCGCCCATTTCAACCCGGTCGTGACTCTGGTTGATCGGCTGCTCGGCTCGACCGCGCGTCCTCTCGACCTGTCGGTCTACATCGGCGCTCAAGTTCTCGGCGGAATCGGCGGCGCAATACTGGCGAACCTCATGTTCGAGGTGCCGACCGCGATTGGAACGAACGACCGGGCGACTGCCGGAAATCTGCTCAGCGAGGTGGTCGCCACCGCCGGACTCGTGCTTGTGATCTTCGCGCTCGTCCGCACCGGTCGCAGCGCGGTCGTCGCGCCAGCGGTCGGCGCGTACATCGGTGCCGCGTATTGGTTCACGGCGTCAACGTCGTTTGCCAACCCGGCAGTCACGATCGGGCGAGTCTTCACCGACACGTTCGCCGGCATCGCTCCGACGGCCTCGCTGTGGTTCGTCGGTGCACAGCTCGTGGGCGGCGCGCTCGCCATCGTGCTCGTGCGCGTGCTGTTCCCGCGGCCCGGTGCGGCCGCGGGTCGCTAG
- a CDS encoding methyltransferase domain-containing protein produces MSHSRSSPQYSHGHESAVLASHAARTAANSAAYLLPFLEPGMRVLDVGFGPATITLDLAEAVAPGEVVGVENTDAPFETARQNAAARGDERTAFVRGDALNLPFADDTFDVTHAHQVLQHLTDPVRALREMARVTRRGGQLAVRDADYLATHWFPELPELEHWRQTYRQIARSNRAEPDAGRHLRAWARAAGLHNVTISSSNWCYATTEACRGWGESQANRVGGPTFRAQAKAQGVGPDAVDAMVAAWRAWGAHPDATYVIPNVELLARV; encoded by the coding sequence ATGAGCCACTCGCGTTCGTCACCCCAGTACAGCCACGGCCACGAGTCGGCGGTGCTCGCCTCCCACGCCGCTCGAACGGCGGCGAATTCGGCCGCGTACCTGCTCCCCTTCCTTGAACCCGGGATGCGCGTGCTGGATGTGGGGTTTGGGCCGGCAACGATCACGCTCGACTTGGCGGAGGCCGTCGCGCCGGGCGAAGTTGTCGGCGTCGAGAATACGGATGCGCCGTTCGAAACCGCTCGGCAGAACGCCGCGGCCCGTGGCGACGAGCGCACCGCGTTTGTGCGCGGTGACGCCCTCAATCTTCCGTTCGCGGACGACACGTTCGACGTGACGCATGCCCACCAGGTGCTGCAGCACCTCACCGACCCGGTGCGGGCGCTGCGGGAAATGGCGCGCGTCACCCGCCGCGGCGGGCAACTTGCCGTTCGGGACGCCGACTACCTCGCTACGCACTGGTTCCCCGAGCTGCCTGAGCTCGAGCATTGGCGCCAGACCTATCGACAGATTGCGCGGTCGAATCGTGCCGAGCCGGATGCCGGTCGTCACCTTCGCGCCTGGGCGCGTGCCGCCGGTCTGCACAACGTCACGATCAGCAGCTCGAACTGGTGTTACGCGACGACAGAGGCATGTCGAGGCTGGGGCGAGAGCCAAGCGAACCGCGTCGGAGGCCCGACGTTCCGAGCGCAGGCAAAGGCGCAGGGAGTCGGGCCCGACGCGGTCGACGCGATGGTGGCTGCCTGGCGAGCCTGGGGTGCGCACCCTGACGCGACCTACGTGATCCCGAACGTCGAGCTGCTCGCGCGCGTCTAG
- a CDS encoding DNA topoisomerase IB, producing MYVRDGRIITNEREIERIQSLAIPPAWTDVEIARSPRAKVLARGRDAAGRTQRLYRPGFRRQQELAKFERIVRFGQGLPRLRQQVERDLRRRTFSRDKTVACVVRLIDQEFFRVGNLEYAKKHESYGVTTLRRRHVRVTATSVTMEFVGKSGKFHRYVVRDRRLARLIGELRDMPGYEVFRFLDEDGSLRTVRSRDVNEYVKAALGEEFSAKDFRTWGGSVLALTQFLAIDPSEDRAKAVRKAVVAVAERLGNTPAVTQSSYIDPRVIEAFEDGTVDSLRRGMSRMKPRPYLSREEQCLLRLYKRKRGAA from the coding sequence GTGTACGTCCGCGACGGACGCATCATCACGAATGAGCGGGAAATCGAGCGAATCCAATCGCTCGCGATCCCGCCCGCGTGGACCGACGTGGAGATCGCGCGTTCGCCGCGCGCCAAGGTGCTCGCTCGGGGCAGGGATGCGGCTGGCCGCACCCAGCGCCTGTATCGGCCGGGCTTTCGGCGGCAGCAGGAGCTCGCAAAGTTCGAGCGAATCGTCCGATTCGGGCAGGGGTTGCCGCGACTCAGACAACAGGTCGAGCGCGACCTGCGACGTCGGACGTTTTCTCGAGACAAGACCGTCGCGTGCGTCGTTCGGCTCATCGATCAGGAGTTTTTCCGCGTCGGCAATCTCGAGTATGCGAAGAAGCACGAGAGCTACGGAGTCACCACGCTGCGACGACGACACGTGCGCGTGACCGCGACGAGCGTGACCATGGAGTTCGTCGGCAAGAGCGGGAAGTTTCACCGGTACGTCGTACGCGATCGCCGTCTCGCCAGGTTGATCGGTGAGTTGCGAGACATGCCGGGCTACGAGGTGTTTCGTTTCCTTGACGAGGATGGCTCGCTGCGGACCGTGAGGAGCCGCGACGTCAACGAGTACGTCAAGGCCGCGCTCGGAGAGGAGTTCTCGGCCAAGGATTTCCGCACCTGGGGAGGCTCCGTGCTCGCGCTCACGCAGTTCCTGGCGATCGACCCGAGCGAGGACCGGGCCAAGGCCGTCCGCAAGGCAGTTGTTGCCGTGGCCGAGCGGCTCGGGAACACACCCGCCGTGACCCAATCGTCCTATATCGACCCGCGAGTCATCGAAGCGTTTGAGGATGGCACTGTCGATTCGCTCCGTCGCGGCATGTCGAGGATGAAACCCAGGCCCTACCTGAGCCGCGAGGAGCAGTGTCTGCTGCGGCTGTACAAGCGCAAGCGTGGCGCGGCGTAG
- a CDS encoding M20/M25/M40 family metallo-hydrolase has protein sequence MTRPPIQRISRLTADTTSLLQALIRNAAVNDGTPDSGNEILSVRTLQSFFGDALEAAGVTVQVVEPHPGRGSLVVRVAGRDPSAHSLLLLGHLDVVPVEKSGWTHGPFSGEVVDGEVWGRGAIDMLTLTAAMAVVTKRAIESGTMLDGDLVFVAVADEEAGGDFGTAWMAEHRPDLLRADYALTEQGGVLLDPTRPDSGITVGIGEKGRAPRRIHITGVPGHAAVPWGSRSAAEAAAEIVLQLSRNPAPPVVLPYWPSFVRALHLDPEATEALTDPERLDSALPALGSLAGLGHALTHMTVSPNIVRAGDKLNVIPGEATIDLDIRVLPGQTEEDLDRWLDEALAPWRDIVRISGSVFTPGNVSPVGTWLYDRILAVFAKHYPEAIPAAGIGPGGSDGRFLRAMGTHVYGFGLFSPRLPLDEFRNRLHAHNERVDVESIDLTTRALAEIVLGG, from the coding sequence ATGACACGCCCACCAATCCAGCGGATTTCGCGCCTCACCGCCGATACCACGAGCCTCTTGCAGGCGCTGATCCGCAACGCTGCCGTGAACGATGGCACCCCAGACTCGGGCAATGAGATCCTCAGCGTACGCACGCTGCAATCGTTCTTCGGTGACGCGCTGGAGGCCGCTGGGGTGACGGTCCAAGTTGTCGAGCCGCACCCGGGTCGAGGTTCGCTCGTCGTCCGAGTTGCGGGACGAGACCCCTCAGCTCATTCGCTGCTGCTGCTCGGTCACCTCGACGTCGTCCCCGTCGAGAAGTCGGGGTGGACGCACGGACCGTTCAGTGGAGAGGTCGTCGACGGCGAGGTCTGGGGTCGTGGCGCGATCGACATGCTGACGCTGACCGCCGCGATGGCGGTCGTGACGAAGCGAGCGATCGAGTCGGGAACCATGCTCGACGGTGACCTCGTGTTTGTCGCGGTCGCCGACGAAGAGGCGGGGGGTGACTTCGGCACCGCGTGGATGGCCGAGCATCGCCCCGACCTTTTACGGGCCGACTACGCGCTGACCGAGCAGGGCGGGGTGCTCCTGGATCCCACTCGACCCGATTCCGGGATCACGGTCGGTATCGGAGAGAAGGGCAGGGCGCCTCGGCGCATCCACATCACCGGCGTACCCGGACACGCGGCCGTGCCGTGGGGCTCCCGAAGCGCCGCCGAGGCCGCCGCCGAGATCGTGCTGCAGCTCTCCCGAAACCCCGCGCCGCCGGTGGTCCTCCCCTACTGGCCCAGCTTCGTGCGAGCACTGCACCTCGATCCCGAGGCCACCGAGGCGCTCACCGATCCGGAGCGTCTGGACTCCGCGCTGCCGGCACTCGGGTCTCTCGCCGGCCTCGGGCATGCGCTCACCCACATGACGGTGTCGCCCAACATCGTCCGCGCTGGCGACAAACTCAACGTAATCCCGGGCGAGGCGACCATCGATCTCGATATCCGGGTCTTGCCCGGACAGACGGAGGAGGACCTCGACCGGTGGCTGGATGAGGCCCTTGCACCGTGGCGAGACATCGTCCGCATCAGCGGTTCGGTGTTCACTCCGGGCAACGTCTCGCCTGTCGGTACCTGGCTGTACGACCGCATCCTGGCCGTGTTCGCCAAGCACTACCCCGAAGCGATTCCCGCCGCGGGGATCGGCCCCGGAGGGAGCGACGGTCGGTTCTTGCGGGCAATGGGAACCCACGTCTACGGCTTTGGACTGTTCTCGCCGCGACTACCGCTCGACGAGTTTCGAAATCGCCTGCACGCACACAACGAGCGCGTCGACGTCGAGTCGATCGACCTCACCACGCGGGCGCTCGCCGAAATCGTTCTCGGCGGCTGA
- a CDS encoding carboxylate-amine ligase produces the protein MGASAQRFGVEEEYLILNPETGQPENRATKLIHMAPHVRDRADREFFECQLETATPVCEDLSEATESLNSFRREMMAAAREDGVLLAGVGMPPAGGEVAGLITAKRRYREIKAATRQVSRQKYVTGTHVHVEIPSRDAGVEVLARMTRWVPVLLALTANSPIWAEHPTGFASWRHVHDLSWPVSGYPPALADAADYDRVLERLVQSGIIRDSGLVNWSARLSSDYPTVELRIADAQLSASDAVSFAGIVRALVRHEIAEFEAGVPRVDIYPALVSGATWLAARDGLLGDLVDPLTGVSQPAFNVVDMLVERIEEELNDARDYDRVTRYIAELRRDGGPAAQQVKAYETDGMLGLLELFRSRFVAEDE, from the coding sequence ATGGGAGCTTCAGCGCAGCGATTTGGCGTGGAGGAGGAGTATCTCATCCTCAATCCCGAAACGGGACAGCCCGAAAATCGCGCGACCAAACTCATCCACATGGCCCCGCACGTTCGCGATCGAGCCGATCGTGAGTTCTTCGAATGCCAGTTAGAGACCGCGACGCCGGTCTGCGAGGACCTGTCCGAGGCGACGGAGTCCCTCAACAGTTTCCGACGCGAGATGATGGCGGCTGCCAGGGAAGACGGAGTGCTGCTCGCGGGAGTCGGGATGCCTCCGGCGGGTGGAGAAGTTGCGGGCCTCATCACTGCCAAGCGTCGATACCGCGAGATCAAGGCCGCGACTCGACAGGTGTCACGTCAAAAATACGTCACTGGGACCCACGTCCATGTCGAGATACCGTCTCGCGACGCTGGCGTTGAAGTTCTCGCGCGAATGACCCGCTGGGTTCCCGTGTTGCTCGCGCTGACCGCGAATTCACCGATCTGGGCCGAGCATCCGACCGGCTTCGCGAGCTGGCGGCACGTACACGACCTTTCATGGCCGGTCTCGGGCTACCCGCCTGCGCTCGCGGACGCCGCCGACTACGATCGCGTGCTCGAGCGACTCGTCCAGAGCGGCATCATCCGCGACAGCGGGCTCGTCAACTGGTCGGCGCGGCTTTCCTCGGACTATCCGACCGTCGAACTACGGATCGCGGACGCGCAGCTGTCCGCCAGCGACGCTGTCTCGTTCGCGGGGATCGTTCGCGCGCTCGTCCGGCACGAAATCGCCGAGTTCGAGGCGGGCGTTCCTCGCGTCGACATTTACCCGGCCCTAGTGAGTGGAGCGACCTGGCTCGCGGCTCGTGACGGGCTGCTAGGTGACCTCGTTGATCCGCTCACCGGCGTCAGCCAACCGGCATTCAACGTCGTCGACATGCTCGTCGAGCGGATAGAAGAGGAGCTGAACGATGCTCGAGATTACGACCGCGTGACACGGTATATCGCCGAGCTTCGGCGGGACGGAGGCCCGGCCGCCCAGCAGGTCAAGGCCTACGAGACCGACGGGATGCTTGGGCTCTTGGAGCTTTTTCGCTCGAGATTCGTGGCCGAAGACGAGTGA